One window of the Niallia circulans genome contains the following:
- a CDS encoding nucleotidyltransferase family protein produces MIAALYLAAGNSKRMGEHKLSLPLRNEPVGNHALSVLLTSPFVDFVIVITQPDDDLNWITPVNKLLLNGKKGKVINCDESSLGQSYSLKKGFRAAIEQQAEKILVCLADQPFITHDMIDKIVTTPLHPPYKYVASMHNGVYKPPILFHQSALSDVNQLEGDKGARKLLKDGILQGEKIEFSEEEYFIDIDTKNDYEKVLKRRE; encoded by the coding sequence ATGATTGCAGCTCTATATTTAGCAGCAGGGAATAGCAAGAGGATGGGTGAACATAAACTGTCCCTTCCTCTTCGGAATGAACCAGTAGGTAATCATGCATTATCCGTGTTGCTGACCTCGCCATTTGTTGATTTTGTAATTGTTATCACCCAACCAGACGATGACTTAAACTGGATAACTCCTGTCAATAAACTCTTATTAAATGGAAAAAAAGGGAAAGTGATTAATTGTGACGAATCGTCTCTAGGACAATCTTATTCCTTAAAAAAAGGGTTTAGAGCAGCTATCGAGCAACAAGCTGAAAAGATTCTTGTATGTTTAGCAGATCAACCTTTCATTACCCATGATATGATTGATAAAATCGTGACTACTCCATTACACCCTCCATATAAATATGTAGCAAGCATGCATAATGGAGTATACAAACCACCGATTTTGTTCCATCAGAGCGCATTATCAGATGTAAACCAGCTAGAAGGAGATAAAGGAGCTAGAAAATTATTAAAAGATGGTATATTGCAAGGAGAAAAGATTGAATTTTCTGAAGAAGAATATTTTATTGATATTGATACAAAAAATGATTATGAAAAAGTGCTGAAAAGGAGGGAATAA
- a CDS encoding FAD binding domain-containing protein, protein MHVSTLNYPTTVEIPTTLAAINKWNESDYAFISGGTILQVNWEAGHDKPNHLISTEKLIELKGISEVERNGQYFLQIGAGMSISDCLINPLVQKKAPLIVAACEKIAAPAIRNRGTIGGNICSKIGDCIPALLVLEAQLTFFNGKETYLVTLKDWLASQKSHSSELLTKVLIPIAAPKTETYSFFKKIGRRASFTAAIISIAGYLEFEEKNIRIIRIAIGGGSHIPTRLISTEREFTRSHSAIDWSRIFKVIQEDFSSYTDPFISEAYRKKVAANVIVANMKELLQ, encoded by the coding sequence ATGCATGTTTCAACACTCAATTATCCGACTACTGTGGAAATACCTACCACCTTAGCTGCTATTAATAAATGGAATGAATCAGATTATGCCTTCATTTCTGGCGGAACGATCCTTCAAGTAAATTGGGAAGCAGGTCATGACAAGCCAAACCATCTTATTAGTACAGAAAAATTAATAGAGTTAAAAGGAATCTCAGAAGTAGAGCGAAATGGTCAATATTTCTTGCAGATTGGTGCAGGCATGTCTATTTCTGATTGTTTAATCAACCCATTGGTACAAAAAAAGGCTCCGCTTATAGTAGCAGCATGTGAAAAGATAGCAGCTCCTGCTATCCGTAACAGAGGAACAATTGGCGGAAATATATGCAGCAAAATTGGTGATTGCATTCCTGCTTTATTAGTTTTGGAGGCACAATTAACATTTTTTAATGGCAAGGAGACCTACTTGGTCACATTAAAGGATTGGCTGGCATCACAAAAAAGCCACTCATCTGAATTGTTAACAAAAGTGCTCATACCAATAGCAGCACCGAAGACAGAAACATATTCTTTTTTTAAAAAGATTGGTAGACGGGCCAGTTTTACTGCCGCTATTATCTCGATTGCAGGGTATCTAGAGTTTGAAGAAAAAAATATAAGAATAATAAGAATTGCAATTGGCGGCGGCAGTCACATTCCGACTCGTCTTATAAGCACAGAAAGGGAGTTTACCCGCTCACATAGTGCTATTGATTGGTCCCGCATCTTTAAAGTAATTCAGGAAGATTTCTCTTCTTATACAGATCCCTTTATATCAGAAGCTTATCGCAAAAAAGTCGCAGCAAACGTAATTGTTGCTAATATGAAAGAATTACTCCAATAG